One genomic window of Polaromonas sp. SP1 includes the following:
- the fdhD gene encoding formate dehydrogenase accessory sulfurtransferase FdhD has product MQVVEACREAPVTGVRAHCAFDRSDWVAEEVPVALEYNGISHAVMLASPSDLEDFAFGFSVTEGIVDDYTQIHDIEQSRSEQGETLHLSIAASCFARLKDRRRSMTGRTGCGLCGTESLAHAVRLPPRLHGGAAFEAGAITRALVNLREQQLLLSATGATHAAAWCNAGGDIVVLREDVGRHNALDKLIGALQRRRVKAHEGFIVVTSRASYEMVHKTAMAGVTLLAAVSGVTGLAIDVAQAAGVALLGFVRGEDLSVYSHKARVNLEYML; this is encoded by the coding sequence ATGCAGGTGGTTGAAGCTTGCCGTGAAGCCCCTGTCACCGGGGTACGGGCGCATTGCGCCTTCGACCGCTCGGACTGGGTGGCCGAAGAGGTGCCTGTGGCGCTGGAATACAACGGCATCTCCCACGCCGTGATGCTGGCCAGCCCCTCCGACCTGGAGGACTTTGCCTTTGGCTTTTCCGTCACCGAAGGCATCGTGGACGATTACACCCAGATCCACGACATTGAACAAAGCCGCAGTGAGCAGGGGGAGACGCTGCACCTGAGCATCGCAGCATCGTGCTTTGCGCGGCTGAAAGACCGGCGCCGCAGCATGACGGGCCGCACCGGCTGCGGTTTGTGCGGCACCGAAAGCCTGGCGCATGCGGTGCGCCTGCCGCCGCGCCTGCACGGCGGCGCGGCGTTTGAAGCGGGCGCCATCACGCGTGCCCTGGTCAACCTGCGTGAGCAGCAGTTGCTGCTGAGCGCCACCGGCGCCACGCATGCGGCCGCCTGGTGCAATGCCGGCGGCGACATTGTGGTGCTGCGTGAAGACGTCGGCCGGCACAACGCGCTGGACAAACTGATTGGCGCCTTGCAGCGCCGCCGTGTGAAGGCCCACGAGGGTTTTATCGTCGTCACCAGCCGCGCCAGCTACGAGATGGTGCACAAAACCGCCATGGCCGGCGTGACGCTGCTGGCGGCCGTGTCGGGTGTGACCGGCCTGGCGATTGATGTGGCACAAGCCGCCGGTGTGGCGCTTTTGGGTTTTGTGCGCGGGGAAGACCTTTCCGTGTACAGCCACAAAGCGCGCGTCAACCTGGAGTACATGCTGTGA
- a CDS encoding formate dehydrogenase subunit delta encodes MNNDNLVRMVNQIGAFFETMPDRTEALQELAMHLKKFWDPRMRRALLELIDSNGGDGISDVVRRAALEHRSMLV; translated from the coding sequence GTGAACAACGACAACCTGGTGCGCATGGTCAACCAGATCGGCGCTTTTTTTGAAACCATGCCCGACCGCACCGAAGCCCTGCAGGAGCTGGCCATGCACCTCAAGAAATTCTGGGACCCGCGCATGCGCAGGGCGCTGCTGGAACTGATCGATAGCAATGGCGGCGACGGGATCAGCGACGTGGTGCGCCGCGCCGCGCTGGAGCACCGGTCCATGCTGGTTTAG
- a CDS encoding DUF3305 domain-containing protein, giving the protein MSDFLLQSPETDATLPRPRTAVAVVMRRERIDNRWQPWRWSLDDIVRHEDGFGATPRLLLKDDNEERWLHPGFKVELFTDDGEGYYLNVTTAQPCFWVVWRMEEEALLAEEPIAIPQIVTLSYHDAGRWLDAQETVEQVPAPPQIVQWLQQFVDQHYVPEVKRRQRPQSFKTLTDRFGNPARVSTEKKTGGGQHG; this is encoded by the coding sequence ATGTCGGATTTCCTGCTGCAGTCCCCTGAAACAGACGCCACGCTGCCCCGGCCGCGCACCGCCGTGGCCGTCGTCATGCGCCGCGAGCGCATCGACAACCGCTGGCAGCCCTGGCGCTGGTCGCTGGATGACATCGTGCGGCACGAAGACGGTTTTGGCGCCACGCCGCGCCTGCTGCTCAAAGACGACAACGAAGAGCGCTGGCTGCACCCCGGCTTCAAGGTCGAGCTGTTCACCGACGACGGCGAAGGCTACTACCTCAACGTGACCACCGCGCAGCCCTGCTTCTGGGTGGTCTGGCGCATGGAAGAAGAAGCGCTGCTGGCCGAAGAACCCATTGCGATTCCGCAAATCGTCACCCTGAGTTACCACGATGCCGGGCGCTGGCTGGACGCGCAGGAAACCGTCGAGCAGGTACCTGCGCCGCCGCAAATCGTGCAGTGGCTCCAGCAGTTCGTCGACCAGCATTACGTGCCCGAGGTCAAGCGCCGGCAACGCCCGCAAAGCTTCAAGACCTTGACGGACCGTTTCGGCAACCCGGCGCGGGTGAGCACCGAAAAGAAAACCGGCGGGGGCCAGCATGGCTGA
- a CDS encoding DUF3306 domain-containing protein: protein MADEPTGFLGRWSRRKVDIAQGKPLEEPVVAAPLPVDAKAPAAQSQAPQEPIEPPPEKKALTLADAKLLTKDSDFKPFMAGDVTPDVRNAAMKQLFADPHFNVMDGLDIYIDDYSKSDPIPESMLRQMTSAKFLNLFDDEEDKDKDKEKDKEKQAEAKAQAPGEAAAPQDDPGSPPRESANNPTGQTVAQSYENPDIAPSQTPGALSTSQSQPDPAGASQEDHAHTDLRLQPDHAAPDPGAGRGT, encoded by the coding sequence ATGGCTGACGAACCGACAGGTTTTCTGGGGCGATGGTCTCGCCGCAAAGTGGATATCGCGCAGGGAAAACCGCTGGAAGAGCCGGTGGTGGCCGCACCGCTGCCGGTGGATGCCAAGGCGCCAGCTGCACAAAGCCAGGCACCACAGGAGCCCATCGAGCCGCCGCCGGAGAAGAAGGCGCTCACACTGGCCGACGCCAAACTGCTCACCAAGGATTCCGACTTCAAGCCCTTCATGGCCGGCGATGTGACGCCCGATGTGCGCAACGCAGCCATGAAGCAGCTCTTTGCCGACCCGCATTTCAATGTGATGGACGGGCTGGATATCTACATCGACGATTACTCGAAGTCCGACCCCATCCCTGAGTCCATGCTGCGGCAGATGACCAGCGCAAAATTTCTCAATCTCTTTGACGATGAAGAAGACAAAGACAAAGACAAAGAGAAAGACAAAGAGAAACAAGCTGAAGCCAAAGCGCAGGCGCCGGGCGAGGCGGCCGCTCCTCAAGACGACCCTGGCAGCCCGCCACGGGAAAGCGCCAATAACCCCACAGGCCAAACCGTGGCACAGTCCTATGAAAATCCCGACATAGCCCCATCGCAAACGCCAGGCGCTTTATCAACCAGCCAATCCCAGCCCGACCCGGCCGGTGCCAGCCAAGAAGACCATGCCCACACTGATTTGCGACTGCAACCAGACCATGCCGCTCCAGACCCAGGCGCTGGGCGCGGCACTTAA
- a CDS encoding 4Fe-4S binding protein: MPTLICDCNQTMPLQTQALGAALNETLTLHSALCRREVGAFQKAAQSGDDVVVACTQEKRLFAEVGEQTQGVTSVVKFVNIRETGGWSKDASSATPKIAALLAAAHLPDAEPVATVTYKSAGRLLIVGALDQAEQVAALVADTLDVTIFAQGVSLQAQGGFPSQERKYPVISGERLALKGWLGAFEASWDKTNAIDLDLCTRCNACVAVCPEGAIDLSYQVDAAKCTSHRDCVAVCKVAGAIDFNRAPQKLTEAFDLVLDLGVTPLVALHAPPQGYFALNASTGLASPGLLPTVVKLRDMVGEFEKPKFFAYKQKLCAHSRNETVGCNACIDICSAGAVSSEKKRQQIVVNPNLCVGCGACTTVCPTGALTYAYPRASEQGVRIKTLLSAYAKAGGTQPVLLFHSQDSGQHAIEALGRAARLQKTVRGVPANVIPQALWHTASVGLDLWLSAIAFGASQVAVLVTREEAPAYLEGLAEQMRVAQTLLNGLGYPGVHFHLVQAGEGADALAGLDASLQTLARGKPAVPAVAARFAVAQEKRSTLDMALDHLMSQAPAALPEAIALPAKGSPFGSLTVNADSCTLCLSCVSACPASALQDNPDRPQLKFIEKNCVQCGLCATTCPEDAITLQPRLLLTPQRKEARVLNESQPYQCIRCAKPFGTLKAIESMLGKLAGHAMFQGAAADRLKMCGDCRVIDIYSAENELKITDIR, from the coding sequence ATGCCCACACTGATTTGCGACTGCAACCAGACCATGCCGCTCCAGACCCAGGCGCTGGGCGCGGCACTTAACGAAACCCTGACGCTGCATTCGGCGCTGTGCCGCCGCGAGGTGGGCGCCTTCCAGAAGGCCGCGCAATCCGGCGACGATGTCGTCGTGGCCTGCACCCAGGAAAAGCGGCTGTTTGCCGAGGTGGGCGAGCAAACCCAGGGCGTCACCTCGGTGGTGAAGTTCGTCAATATCCGCGAAACAGGCGGCTGGAGCAAAGACGCCTCCAGTGCCACCCCCAAAATCGCCGCCTTGCTGGCTGCGGCGCACCTGCCCGATGCCGAGCCGGTGGCCACCGTCACCTACAAAAGCGCCGGGCGCCTGCTGATCGTCGGCGCGCTGGACCAGGCCGAGCAAGTGGCCGCACTGGTAGCCGACACGCTGGACGTCACCATCTTTGCGCAGGGCGTGTCGCTCCAGGCGCAGGGCGGCTTCCCCTCGCAGGAGCGCAAGTACCCTGTGATCAGCGGCGAGCGGTTGGCGCTCAAGGGCTGGCTGGGCGCGTTTGAGGCGAGCTGGGACAAGACCAACGCGATCGACCTGGACCTTTGCACGCGTTGCAATGCCTGCGTTGCGGTATGCCCCGAAGGCGCCATCGACCTGAGCTACCAGGTCGACGCCGCCAAATGCACATCGCACCGCGACTGCGTGGCCGTCTGCAAGGTGGCCGGTGCGATTGATTTCAACCGCGCGCCGCAAAAACTCACCGAAGCGTTTGACCTGGTGCTCGACCTGGGCGTCACGCCCCTGGTCGCGCTGCATGCGCCGCCGCAAGGCTACTTTGCGCTGAATGCCTCCACCGGCCTGGCCTCGCCCGGCTTGCTGCCCACGGTGGTCAAGCTGCGCGACATGGTCGGCGAGTTTGAAAAGCCGAAATTTTTTGCCTACAAACAAAAACTCTGCGCCCACAGCCGCAATGAAACCGTGGGCTGCAATGCCTGCATCGACATCTGCTCGGCCGGCGCCGTCAGCAGCGAGAAAAAGCGCCAGCAGATCGTCGTCAATCCCAACCTGTGTGTGGGTTGCGGCGCCTGCACCACCGTGTGCCCGACAGGCGCGCTGACTTACGCTTACCCGCGCGCCAGTGAGCAGGGCGTTCGCATCAAGACTTTGCTGTCGGCGTATGCCAAAGCCGGCGGCACGCAGCCTGTGCTGCTGTTTCATAGTCAGGACAGCGGCCAGCACGCCATCGAAGCCTTGGGCCGCGCCGCACGGCTGCAAAAAACCGTGCGAGGTGTTCCCGCCAATGTGATCCCGCAGGCGCTGTGGCACACGGCGAGTGTCGGCCTGGACCTGTGGCTCAGTGCCATCGCTTTCGGCGCGTCGCAAGTGGCGGTGCTGGTCACGCGTGAAGAGGCGCCTGCTTACCTTGAAGGCCTGGCTGAGCAGATGCGCGTGGCGCAAACCCTGCTCAATGGACTGGGTTACCCGGGCGTTCACTTCCACCTTGTGCAAGCCGGGGAGGGCGCCGATGCCCTCGCCGGGCTGGACGCCAGCCTGCAAACGCTGGCGCGCGGCAAGCCCGCGGTACCTGCTGTCGCGGCGCGCTTTGCCGTCGCGCAGGAAAAGCGCAGCACGCTCGACATGGCGCTGGACCACCTCATGAGCCAGGCGCCCGCCGCCTTGCCCGAAGCCATCGCCTTGCCTGCCAAAGGCTCGCCCTTCGGCAGCCTCACCGTCAATGCCGACAGTTGCACGCTGTGCCTGAGCTGTGTGAGCGCCTGCCCCGCCAGCGCGCTGCAAGACAACCCGGACCGCCCGCAGCTCAAGTTCATCGAGAAGAACTGTGTGCAGTGCGGCCTGTGCGCCACCACCTGCCCTGAAGACGCGATCACGCTGCAGCCTCGCCTGCTGCTCACGCCGCAGCGCAAAGAGGCGCGCGTGCTCAATGAAAGCCAGCCTTACCAGTGCATACGCTGCGCCAAACCTTTTGGCACCCTGAAAGCCATCGAGTCCATGCTGGGCAAGCTGGCAGGGCACGCGATGTTCCAGGGTGCGGCCGCCGACCGCCTCAAGATGTGCGGCGATTGCCGGGTCATCGACATCTACTCCGCCGAGAACGAACTCAAGATCACCGACATCCGCTGA
- a CDS encoding molecular chaperone, with protein MTQAQLTASSLDEETARAEVYGLLAALYYAAPSTELHENLRIAVTEAPAAGGLLEASWSELVAAARALSLAEITREHDALFGGVGKPEVYLFGSHYLAGFLNEKPLAALRTDIAALGLARDEAMPETEDHVAYLCEVMRYLIAGDDVEVANLTRQREFFARHVQPWVPLMCDAIAAHPKARFYAALAAFTQTFVSVEAQGFDMLA; from the coding sequence ATGACGCAAGCCCAACTCACCGCCTCCTCCCTGGACGAAGAAACCGCGCGGGCCGAAGTCTACGGGCTGCTGGCCGCGCTGTATTACGCGGCGCCTTCCACAGAGCTGCATGAAAACCTTCGCATCGCGGTGACCGAAGCACCCGCCGCCGGCGGCCTGCTTGAAGCCTCATGGAGCGAACTTGTGGCCGCCGCCCGCGCGCTGAGCCTGGCGGAAATCACCCGCGAACACGATGCCCTGTTCGGCGGCGTCGGCAAGCCTGAGGTCTATCTTTTTGGTTCGCACTACCTGGCCGGCTTCCTGAATGAGAAGCCGCTGGCGGCCTTGCGCACCGACATCGCCGCGCTGGGCCTTGCGCGCGACGAGGCCATGCCCGAAACCGAAGACCACGTGGCCTACCTGTGCGAAGTCATGCGCTACCTGATCGCCGGTGACGATGTGGAGGTGGCCAACCTCACGCGCCAGCGCGAGTTTTTTGCACGGCACGTGCAGCCCTGGGTGCCCCTGATGTGCGACGCGATTGCGGCGCACCCCAAGGCCCGGTTTTATGCAGCGCTGGCAGCTTTCACGCAGACCTTCGTCAGCGTTGAGGCACAGGGCTTTGACATGCTTGCCTGA
- a CDS encoding formate dehydrogenase — MQDSQPKPSRRGFFFGAAATGAAAAAVVALPGASALQQAELPEPKPAPEKGGGYSLSEHVKRYYKTTRL; from the coding sequence ATGCAGGACAGCCAGCCAAAACCCTCACGCAGGGGATTCTTTTTCGGCGCAGCCGCCACCGGTGCGGCGGCCGCGGCCGTCGTCGCTTTGCCAGGCGCATCGGCGCTGCAGCAAGCCGAACTTCCAGAGCCCAAGCCGGCCCCTGAAAAAGGCGGCGGCTACAGCCTCTCCGAACACGTCAAGCGCTACTACAAGACCACCCGTCTCTAA
- a CDS encoding formate dehydrogenase subunit alpha produces MLLTKKSSDVHPVHRTGSARFVQSLSRGLSNALPTMDRRAFLRRSGLGVGVGLAATQLTLVKKATAAAPGTTSDGTGKIEVKRTVCTHCSVGCAVDAVVENGVWVRQEPVFDSPINLGAHCAKGAALREHGHGEYRLRYPMKLVNGKYERISWDTALNEISARLLELRKESGPDSVYWVGSSKHNNEQAYLLRKFVSFWGSNNCDHQARICHSTTVAGVANTWGYGAMTNSYNDMQNSKCALYIGSNAAEAHPVSLLHMLHSKEAGCKMIVVDPRFTRTAAKADEYVRIRSGSDIPFLFGVLYHIFKNGWEDKKYINDRVYGMDKVKADVMAKWTPDKVLEACGVDEATTLKVATMMSQNRPSTIVWCMGQTQHTTGNAVVRASCILQLALGNIGVAGGGANIFRGHDNVQGATDVGPNPDSLPGYYGLAEGSWKHFAKTWGVDFDWIKGRYASAAMMGKPGITVSRWIDGVMEKNELIDQDSNLRGVFFWGHAPNSQTRGLEMKKAMDMLDLLVVVDPYPSATAAMAAMPGKAEDLNPKRAVYLLPAATQFETSGSVTASNRSLQWREKVIEPLWESRTDHMIMHQFAEKLGFAKELSKNYKMQKVKGMDEPVPDDILREINKCVWTIGYTGQSPERLQAHMRTMHLFDVKTLKSKGGKDKVTGYDTTGDYFGLPWPCWGNPELKHPGSPNLYDTSKHVMDGGGNFRANFGVEKDGVNLLAEDGSYSQGADITTGYPEFDHLLLKKLGWWADLTDAEKTAAEGKNWKTDSSGGIIRVTMKVHGCHVFGNAKARAVVWNFPDAIPQHREPLYGTRADLMAKYPTHDDKKAFWRLPTLYKTIQQKNIADKVGEKYPLILTSGRLVEYEGGGEETRSNPWLAELQQEAFVEINPKTASDRGIRNGERVWLNSPTGARLNVQAMLTERVGPDTVWMPFHFSGRWQGADMLAYYPNGAAPVVRGEAVNTATTYGYDSVTMMQETKTTICNIERA; encoded by the coding sequence ATGCTGCTCACGAAAAAATCTTCCGATGTCCATCCCGTGCACCGCACCGGGTCCGCGCGTTTTGTGCAAAGCCTGTCGCGCGGCCTGTCCAACGCACTGCCCACCATGGATCGCCGCGCCTTCCTGCGCCGCTCCGGCCTGGGTGTCGGCGTCGGCCTGGCCGCCACGCAGCTGACCCTGGTCAAAAAGGCCACGGCCGCTGCGCCGGGCACCACGTCCGACGGCACCGGCAAGATTGAAGTCAAGCGCACCGTCTGCACGCACTGTTCGGTGGGTTGCGCGGTCGATGCGGTGGTTGAGAACGGCGTCTGGGTCCGCCAGGAGCCTGTGTTCGACTCCCCCATCAACCTGGGCGCCCACTGCGCCAAGGGCGCGGCGCTGCGCGAACACGGCCACGGCGAATACCGCCTGCGCTACCCGATGAAGCTGGTCAACGGCAAGTACGAGCGCATCAGCTGGGACACCGCACTCAATGAAATCAGCGCCAGGCTGCTGGAGCTGCGCAAGGAGAGCGGGCCGGACTCGGTGTACTGGGTAGGGTCGTCGAAGCACAACAACGAGCAGGCCTACCTGCTGCGCAAGTTCGTGAGCTTCTGGGGCAGCAACAACTGCGACCACCAGGCCCGCATCTGCCACTCGACCACGGTGGCCGGTGTTGCCAATACCTGGGGCTACGGCGCCATGACCAATTCGTACAACGACATGCAAAACAGCAAGTGCGCGTTGTACATCGGCTCCAACGCCGCCGAAGCCCACCCCGTCAGCCTGCTGCACATGCTGCACTCCAAGGAGGCCGGCTGCAAGATGATCGTGGTCGACCCGCGCTTTACCCGCACGGCGGCCAAGGCCGACGAATACGTCCGCATCCGCTCCGGCTCCGACATTCCCTTCCTCTTTGGTGTGCTGTATCACATCTTCAAGAACGGCTGGGAAGACAAGAAGTACATCAACGACCGCGTCTACGGCATGGACAAGGTCAAAGCCGACGTGATGGCCAAGTGGACGCCGGACAAGGTGCTGGAGGCTTGCGGTGTCGACGAGGCCACCACACTCAAGGTGGCCACCATGATGAGCCAGAACCGTCCCAGCACCATCGTCTGGTGCATGGGCCAGACGCAGCACACCACCGGCAATGCCGTCGTGCGCGCCTCCTGCATCCTGCAGCTGGCGCTGGGCAACATCGGCGTGGCCGGCGGCGGCGCGAATATTTTCCGCGGCCACGACAACGTGCAGGGCGCCACCGACGTCGGCCCCAACCCCGATTCGCTGCCCGGCTACTACGGCCTGGCAGAAGGTTCCTGGAAACACTTTGCCAAGACCTGGGGTGTGGACTTCGACTGGATCAAGGGGCGCTATGCATCGGCCGCCATGATGGGCAAGCCCGGCATCACGGTCTCGCGCTGGATCGACGGCGTGATGGAGAAAAACGAACTCATCGACCAGGATTCCAACCTGCGCGGCGTCTTCTTCTGGGGCCATGCACCCAATTCGCAAACCCGCGGCCTGGAGATGAAGAAGGCCATGGACATGCTGGACCTGCTGGTGGTGGTGGACCCGTACCCGTCGGCCACGGCCGCCATGGCCGCCATGCCCGGCAAGGCGGAAGACCTCAACCCCAAGCGCGCGGTGTACCTGCTGCCGGCTGCCACGCAGTTTGAAACCAGCGGCTCGGTGACGGCCTCCAACCGTTCGCTCCAGTGGCGCGAAAAAGTGATCGAGCCGCTCTGGGAGAGCCGCACCGACCACATGATCATGCACCAGTTCGCCGAAAAACTCGGCTTTGCCAAGGAGCTGTCGAAGAACTACAAGATGCAAAAGGTCAAGGGCATGGACGAGCCGGTGCCGGACGACATCCTGCGCGAGATCAACAAGTGCGTCTGGACCATCGGCTACACCGGCCAGAGCCCGGAGCGCCTGCAGGCCCACATGCGCACGATGCACCTGTTCGACGTCAAGACCCTGAAGTCCAAAGGCGGCAAGGACAAGGTCACCGGCTACGACACGACCGGCGATTACTTCGGCCTGCCCTGGCCATGCTGGGGCAACCCGGAGCTCAAGCACCCCGGCTCGCCCAACCTGTACGACACCTCCAAGCACGTCATGGACGGCGGCGGTAATTTCCGCGCCAACTTCGGCGTTGAAAAAGACGGCGTCAACCTGCTGGCCGAAGACGGTTCGTATTCGCAGGGTGCCGACATCACGACCGGCTATCCCGAGTTCGACCACCTGCTGCTCAAGAAGCTGGGCTGGTGGGCAGACCTGACCGACGCCGAAAAAACCGCAGCCGAAGGCAAGAACTGGAAGACCGATTCATCGGGCGGCATCATCCGCGTCACCATGAAGGTCCACGGCTGCCATGTGTTCGGCAATGCCAAGGCCCGCGCGGTGGTGTGGAACTTCCCCGATGCCATCCCGCAGCACCGCGAGCCGCTCTACGGCACGCGCGCCGACCTGATGGCCAAGTACCCAACGCATGACGACAAGAAAGCGTTCTGGCGCCTGCCCACCCTCTACAAGACGATCCAGCAGAAAAACATTGCGGACAAGGTCGGCGAGAAATACCCGCTCATCCTGACCTCGGGACGGCTGGTCGAATACGAAGGCGGCGGCGAAGAAACCCGCTCCAACCCCTGGCTGGCCGAACTGCAGCAGGAAGCCTTTGTGGAGATCAACCCGAAGACGGCATCGGATCGCGGCATCCGCAACGGCGAGCGCGTCTGGCTGAACAGCCCCACCGGTGCGCGCCTGAACGTGCAAGCGATGCTGACCGAGCGTGTCGGCCCCGATACGGTGTGGATGCCTTTCCACTTCTCGGGCCGCTGGCAAGGCGCCGACATGCTGGCCTACTACCCCAACGGCGCTGCGCCTGTTGTGCGAGGCGAAGCGGTCAATACTGCAACCACGTACGGCTACGACAGCGTGACGATGATGCAAGAGACCAAGACCACCATTTGCAATATTGAGCGAGCTTAA
- the fdh3B gene encoding formate dehydrogenase FDH3 subunit beta, protein MARMKFVCDAERCIECNGCVTACKNENEVPWGVNRRRVVTLNDGVPGEKSISVACMHCSDAPCMAVCPVNCFYRTEEGVVLHDKDVCIGCGYCSYACPFGAPQFPASGTFGVRGKMDKCTFCAGGPEVNGSQAEFEKYGRNRLAEGKLPACAEMCSTKALLAGDGDVVADIFRTRVVQRGKGAEVWGWGTAYGSKQAGQPPAGAKS, encoded by the coding sequence ATGGCAAGAATGAAATTTGTCTGTGACGCGGAACGCTGCATCGAATGCAATGGTTGCGTCACGGCCTGCAAAAACGAAAACGAAGTACCATGGGGCGTGAACCGCCGCCGCGTGGTCACGCTCAACGACGGTGTGCCGGGCGAAAAGTCCATCTCGGTGGCCTGCATGCATTGCAGCGACGCACCCTGCATGGCTGTTTGCCCCGTCAACTGCTTTTACCGTACCGAAGAAGGTGTGGTGCTGCATGACAAGGATGTCTGCATCGGCTGCGGCTACTGCTCGTATGCCTGCCCCTTCGGCGCGCCGCAGTTCCCGGCGTCCGGCACGTTCGGTGTGCGCGGCAAGATGGACAAATGCACCTTCTGCGCCGGTGGCCCTGAGGTCAACGGCAGCCAGGCCGAGTTTGAAAAGTACGGCCGTAACCGCCTGGCCGAAGGCAAGCTGCCGGCCTGTGCCGAAATGTGCTCGACCAAAGCCCTGCTCGCCGGCGACGGCGATGTGGTCGCCGACATCTTCCGTACCCGTGTGGTGCAACGCGGCAAGGGCGCTGAAGTCTGGGGCTGGGGCACCGCCTACGGCTCCAAGCAAGCCGGCCAGCCGCCCGCAGGAGCCAAATCATGA
- a CDS encoding formate dehydrogenase subunit gamma, with the protein MFRARSAIFLIAAGLAGLTGLTAAQAPAAQPATTAQAAGGVAPAPAAAPAATGGIQGQNIFEVKPEASADPNYAKQTNGERAKVQPGNNAPMWRQVGEGVTGYSSLPKSEAPEAGNLIQPFVQYPGSRLTNAGEAWRQVRNNWIIPYGGSLFVIVLLAIAIFYFSKGSIKTHGVDTGRKIERFTPFERAAHWSNAIAFSVLAISGLVMAFGKFFLLPVMGGALFGWLTWLLKTAHNFAGPLFAVSLVIVFFTFLRDNWPQKGDLHWLAKGGGLVTGDHEPPSNRFNAGEKLIFWGGVFFLGIVVVSSGFVLDKLLPGLIYERSTMQVAHMVHAVATVLMMCMFLGHIYLGTIGMQGAYKAMRTGYVDETWAKEHHEYWYDDVKAGNIPAQRSKPVDPPGQIVQA; encoded by the coding sequence ATGTTTCGTGCACGTTCAGCTATATTTTTGATAGCAGCCGGCCTCGCGGGGTTGACGGGGCTTACTGCCGCGCAGGCGCCAGCCGCCCAGCCGGCCACCACGGCGCAGGCGGCAGGCGGTGTCGCGCCCGCACCTGCAGCGGCTCCCGCAGCCACTGGCGGCATCCAGGGCCAGAATATCTTTGAGGTCAAGCCCGAAGCCAGCGCCGACCCCAACTACGCCAAGCAGACCAACGGCGAACGCGCCAAGGTGCAGCCCGGCAACAATGCGCCCATGTGGCGCCAGGTGGGCGAGGGCGTCACCGGCTACAGCAGCCTGCCCAAAAGCGAAGCGCCGGAAGCCGGCAACCTGATCCAGCCCTTTGTGCAGTACCCCGGCTCACGCCTGACCAACGCCGGCGAAGCCTGGCGCCAGGTGCGCAACAACTGGATCATTCCCTACGGCGGCTCGCTCTTTGTGATCGTGCTGCTGGCCATTGCGATTTTTTACTTCAGCAAGGGTTCCATCAAAACCCACGGTGTCGACACCGGCCGCAAGATCGAGCGCTTCACGCCCTTTGAGCGTGCCGCGCACTGGTCCAACGCGATTGCGTTTTCCGTCCTGGCCATCTCGGGCCTGGTGATGGCCTTCGGCAAATTTTTCCTGCTGCCCGTCATGGGCGGCGCGCTCTTCGGCTGGCTCACCTGGCTGCTCAAGACCGCCCACAACTTTGCCGGCCCGCTGTTCGCGGTGTCGCTGGTGATCGTGTTCTTTACCTTCCTGCGCGACAACTGGCCGCAAAAGGGCGACCTGCACTGGCTGGCCAAAGGCGGTGGACTTGTCACGGGCGACCACGAGCCGCCTTCCAACCGCTTTAACGCCGGCGAAAAGCTCATCTTCTGGGGCGGCGTGTTCTTCCTCGGCATCGTGGTGGTGTCTTCGGGTTTTGTGCTCGACAAACTGCTGCCCGGCCTGATCTACGAGCGCTCCACCATGCAGGTCGCGCACATGGTGCATGCCGTGGCCACCGTGCTCATGATGTGCATGTTCCTGGGCCACATCTACCTCGGCACCATCGGCATGCAGGGCGCCTACAAGGCCATGCGCACCGGTTATGTCGACGAGACCTGGGCCAAAGAGCACCACGAATACTGGTACGACGATGTGAAAGCCGGCAACATCCCGGCCCAGCGCAGCAAGCCTGTCGACCCGCCCGGCCAGATCGTGCAGGCGTGA